Proteins encoded together in one Triticum dicoccoides isolate Atlit2015 ecotype Zavitan chromosome 7B, WEW_v2.0, whole genome shotgun sequence window:
- the LOC119340450 gene encoding uncharacterized protein LOC119340450, with translation MGVSSVQCYSSSLLALLLCSLLVHPSQAFKLHEEKVPLSFIVPDPSPVLSPFSAPPPVTGADDDDGLRPRLPTERWKRGRGEERRARGGAHAPAHAPWSAGPARAPAPSYAPAPDSGSGAPVIESSPAVPVPRGVRDTATILPMPAPGVKRQDVGGAALARPGMVPLVVGLVMMASLGALLCY, from the exons ATGGGAGTTTCCAGCGTGCAATGCTACTCCTCCTCCTTGCTAGCGTTGCTTCTCTGCTCCTTGCTCGTGCATCCGTCGCAAGCATTCAAG CTGCATGAGGAGAAGGTGCCGTTGAGCTTCATCGTGCCGGACCCCTCGCCGGTGCTGTCGCCGTTCTCCGCACCGCCGCCGGTGACAGgcgccgacgacgacgacgggctgaGGCCGAGGCTGCCGACGGAGCGGTGGAAACGGGGCCGGGGCGAGGAGAGGCGGGCCCGTGGTGGCGCGCACGCCCCGGCGCACGCGCCGTGGTCGGCGGGCCCGGCACGCGCGCCAGCGCCATCCTACGCGCCGGCGCCTGACTCCGGAAGCGGGGCGCCGGTCATCGAGAGCAGCCCCGCCGTGCCGGTTCCGCGCGGCGTCAGGGACACGGCCACCATCCTGCCCATGCCCGCGCCCGGCGTCAAGCGGCAG GACGTGGGCGGAGCTGCTTTGGCTCGACCCGGTATGGTGCCGCTGGTGGTCGGGCTCGTCATGATGGCGTCTTTAGGAGCTTTATTATGCtactag